The DNA segment TCCACCTTTCTTTGAGATGTACGCCGTACTTAATCGCAGTGACAATGAGCTTGCTTTTCGACTCTGGGACGGCAAGCGGAGGGGAATAGACAATTCGGGACTGAATGCGAAGGGCAGGGAGAAATATGGTTAAGATGGTGGGCGCGGCATTGGTGATTCTGGCGGCAACGTTAGCTGGATTAGCGAAGGCAAGACAGTTTGCCAGTCGTCCGAATCAGATAAGGCGGCTCATTCTGGCCCTTAAGCGACTGGAAACAGAAATCATGTATGGCTACACGCCGTTGCCTGATGCCTTGCAGCGCATTGCGGATCAAAGCGGTGAGCCAATCAAAGCATTGTTCGAAGGAGCCGCAGCCCAGATGAATCCGCCGTTAAATTGGACAGCCCAGCAAAGCCTGCATCATGCCGTTGAGACTAGGTGGAAGTATACGGCAATGAAGGCACCAGAGAAGGAGGTCATGCTCCAGCTCGGTTTTACTTTAGGAACAAGCGACCGGACGAATCAGTTGGGGCATATCGCAACAGCCATACGCCAATTGGAGAGTGAGGAGCATGCCGCGCGAGAAGAACAAGGGCGTTATGAAAAAATGTCCAAAAGCTTAGGGCTGCTTGGCGGGGCGTTTATCGTTATTTTGCTCTACTAATGCGACTCCCTCCTATCATCGTGATTGTAACCGCAAAAATGATCGTGAGGTGCCAAATCAATGAACTTAGAAGTGAATGCCATATTTCAGATTGCAGG comes from the Paenibacillus lentus genome and includes:
- the spoIIIAB gene encoding stage III sporulation protein SpoIIIAB: MVKMVGAALVILAATLAGLAKARQFASRPNQIRRLILALKRLETEIMYGYTPLPDALQRIADQSGEPIKALFEGAAAQMNPPLNWTAQQSLHHAVETRWKYTAMKAPEKEVMLQLGFTLGTSDRTNQLGHIATAIRQLESEEHAAREEQGRYEKMSKSLGLLGGAFIVILLY